Below is a window of Micromonas commoda chromosome 14, complete sequence DNA.
GTTTACCGTTGAGATTACTCCAGTTTTTGCAATTCCTCCAGCGGTACAGTCAGACGGCACCACCAGAGCGGACAAAATTGCAATTCCAGATTCCTGACTGTTTCTCATACGAAATCTCCCCGCGAATTGGCCACGATTCTGGCCATCCCGAACCAATTTTCGCTTTTTCAAAATATCGCGGGAGGGAGGAGAAACTTCTGTTGTTGACGCGCCTTCCCCATCTTCAAAGTATacgtcgcgcgctccgcaCGCACGACCCACGGGTGACGCGAAAacgccccccgccccccttCTGAAGTCGCATCGAACTTCTTCGCTCACcgcgcgtgctcgcgctCTCTCGATAAGCGCGGTCTCCGGAGCCAATTCCGAACCGCGGCCAACGCTTTTTTGAAGAAGCGGCTTTTTTTTTTGGTTTCCCGGCAAAAAAACCCGATGCttggcgcgtcgctcgtcgggcgcgcgccgaccaTCGCGCGACTCCGCGGGGCCGACACCGCCGGCGTTCGTTCCAAACATGCGATCGCCATCGTCCATCGCCGATCCGGCGCCCGCAGGAGCGTCGTGGTGACCGCCAGGAGGTCCGACTTTACGGTTCCCGAGCGAATGCtctcgctcgacgacgtgcaGGTGAGCGCTCTCCTCTCCCCGAAACGTGACCCGCCGACCGACCTCCCTCGACTCCCAAccggccgcgctcgcggcgcgaaccaGCGCACGACGTCGTTCCCGCGCCTTCACACCCTCGCCCCTCGATTGACCCCGTCCCTCCGCTCAtccgcgtctcgcgcgcagaaccctcgcgcgtcgccggcttccTCCGAGGCCGCGGCAAACAACATCGTCGCCAAGCCCGCCGTTCCCAACACGGGCGTCGTTCAGTACACGCTCACGTTCAAGACGGGCGagaagcgcggcgccgggctcagctcgcgcgacggtgacgtcatggtcatcgccgaggacggccgAGGGttcgtccagcgcgtcgaccgctACCCCCAGATGGCGGTTCcgtgcgacgacgtcaacCCCGATACCGATTGCGAACCCATCGGCATCTACAGCGCCCCGCGGTTCGAACGTGGCGCGGAGGACACCGTGacgttcgacgcgcccgacctcggcctccccgccgcgatgtGGATCTCCCCCGAGGACGGGGGGATGTGGTacgtggacgaggtggagCTCCGATGCAGCGACGGCAGCGAGATGGCAATCGCTGCGGAGGAACGACGGAGGGGCGCCATCGTCTCCTACCCGTGCGACGACTGGGTCGGGGGAAccaaccccgacgacgccgccctggagCTCCGCCCCAACGGCTTCTTCAAGATGACCCCGGAGCAGCGAACGAAGATGCGCGAGGACGGTTTGCGGGAGTACGGCGAGCTCAAGTTTAAGATGTTGACGGCTActggcgtcgccgtggcgctCGGCTGCCTCGCGACGGCTTCTCtgtccggcgacggcgccgagcacggcgcggaTCACCTCGAGCTCATGCGATCcttcg
It encodes the following:
- a CDS encoding predicted protein — its product is MVIAEDGRGFVQRVDRYPQMAVPCDDVNPDTDCEPIGIYSAPRFERGAEDTVTFDAPDLGLPAAMWISPEDGGMWYVDEVELRCSDGSEMAIAAEERRRGAIVSYPCDDWVGGTNPDDAALELRPNGFFKMTPEQRTKMREDGLREYGELKFKMLTATGVAVALGCLATASLSGDGAEHGADHLELMRSFASGGGVGLVYLYMLTRSVDTIGPGDSAKPFGLMLLDAMTGIASSGPVRLLLLALMGTWGARYVEASTGVGGHPHYGDFFAAVIGFFSYKAGVLVAGFSGVDFTAIDADVVVEPVPVRIVEQPRRVPGTAVDRQFKGRPGAR